The following proteins come from a genomic window of Mycobacterium sp. DL:
- a CDS encoding AAA family ATPase yields MSDVAATSGDLAAQVRETHTGVVVLLGDRAYKVKKPVITDFLDFSTAAHRERACQHEVSLNRRLAPDSYLGVAHFSDGRGGPPEPVIVMRRHADSTRLASLVRSGQSVHHHLARISEVLANFHVGADRGPAIDAQGTGDAVWARWRQNLDELDTHADDVVPRDSLREVRRLAAQFAAGRQAMFTERITGRRILDGHADLLADDIFCLPEGPALLDCLEFDDQLRYVDGIDDAAFLAMDLEFLGRRDLADWFLERYISAADDCAPRSLMDFYIAYRAVVRAKVDCVRVAQGHADAAVDARRHLDLALDHLKRATVRLVLVGGGPGTGKSTLSTALAAKIGARVVSTDDVRRHLQDAGVVSGPVGDLNAGLYSPANVAEVYAEVLRQAEALLSIGQSVILDGTWRAAEHRDQAHELSARTSVPIVEFNCSVPIAEATSRVEHRTGSKSDATPEIAAALAGADGIRHSAHDIDTGRPLADSVREAQQICCLAI; encoded by the coding sequence ATGAGCGACGTGGCCGCAACCTCGGGTGATCTGGCCGCTCAAGTCCGCGAGACACATACCGGCGTCGTCGTCCTTCTCGGCGACCGGGCGTACAAGGTCAAGAAACCGGTGATCACGGACTTTCTCGACTTCAGCACCGCCGCGCATCGGGAGCGTGCGTGTCAGCACGAGGTCAGCCTGAACAGGCGGCTTGCCCCGGACAGTTATCTCGGCGTGGCCCACTTCTCGGACGGGCGAGGAGGGCCGCCGGAACCGGTGATCGTCATGCGTCGCCATGCCGACAGCACCCGCCTGGCATCTCTGGTCCGTAGCGGCCAATCGGTGCACCACCATCTGGCGCGCATCTCCGAGGTTCTGGCGAATTTTCACGTGGGGGCCGACCGGGGTCCGGCAATCGACGCCCAGGGCACTGGCGACGCGGTGTGGGCGCGCTGGCGACAGAACCTCGACGAACTGGACACACATGCCGACGACGTGGTGCCGCGCGACTCGCTCCGAGAGGTGAGACGGTTGGCCGCTCAGTTCGCGGCCGGTCGTCAGGCGATGTTCACCGAGCGCATCACCGGGCGACGCATCCTCGACGGCCACGCGGACCTGCTGGCCGACGACATCTTCTGCCTCCCGGAGGGGCCGGCGCTGCTCGACTGTCTGGAGTTCGACGACCAACTCCGCTACGTCGACGGCATCGACGATGCGGCGTTCCTGGCGATGGATCTGGAGTTTCTGGGTAGACGCGACCTTGCCGACTGGTTCCTCGAGCGCTACATCTCGGCCGCTGATGATTGCGCACCACGCTCACTGATGGACTTCTACATCGCCTACCGGGCGGTCGTTCGCGCCAAGGTCGACTGCGTGCGGGTTGCTCAGGGGCACGCGGACGCCGCAGTCGACGCCCGTCGGCACCTCGATCTGGCGCTGGATCACCTCAAGAGGGCGACGGTGCGGCTCGTCCTCGTCGGAGGCGGCCCGGGCACCGGAAAGAGCACACTGTCAACGGCATTGGCCGCGAAGATCGGGGCGCGGGTCGTTTCCACCGACGACGTGCGCCGGCATCTGCAGGATGCCGGCGTGGTGTCCGGCCCGGTGGGTGATCTCAACGCCGGTCTGTACTCGCCGGCCAATGTCGCCGAAGTGTATGCCGAGGTACTTCGCCAGGCGGAAGCCTTGCTGAGCATCGGACAGTCGGTGATCCTCGATGGCACGTGGCGGGCTGCAGAGCACCGCGATCAAGCGCACGAACTCTCTGCTCGGACATCAGTGCCCATCGTCGAGTTCAACTGTTCGGTACCGATCGCCGAAGCCACCTCGAGGGTCGAGCACCGGACGGGGTCGAAATCCGACGCGACGCCGGAGATCGCTGCGGCACTCGCCGGTGCCGACGGGATTCGGCACAGCGCGCACGACATCGATACGGGCCGGCCGTTGGCCGACTCCGTCCGCGAAGCCCAGCAGATATGTTGCCTGGCAATCTAG
- a CDS encoding sigma 54 modulation/S30EA ribosomal C-terminal domain-containing protein, translating to MSNRTDSPKAVEVAVTTHGRMPGAADYARSKISGIAGLTRRPVLHARVRLTRHTDPAVRHPVVAQANLDVDGRLVRAQVDAATAREAIDKLDERLRRRLERIEEHWEARRGRLPEDAPHEWRHQSEPSSRPRHYSRPVDDRRIIRRKSFAMAACNVDDAVGEMELLDYDFHLFTEQGTGIASVLYRDGAAGYRLAQVVPVPPDQLAPFDVALTFSSQPAPCITVEQATERLGLLGLPFLFFIDAAQGRAAVLYHRYDGHYGLISPAG from the coding sequence ATGAGCAACAGAACCGACTCGCCGAAGGCCGTTGAGGTCGCCGTGACCACTCACGGCCGGATGCCCGGCGCAGCCGACTACGCGCGCAGCAAGATCAGCGGCATTGCCGGGCTCACCCGCCGACCGGTGCTGCACGCTCGGGTCAGACTGACCCGGCACACCGATCCAGCGGTTCGCCACCCCGTGGTCGCCCAGGCAAACCTCGACGTGGACGGTCGGCTGGTACGCGCACAGGTCGACGCGGCCACCGCCCGGGAAGCCATCGACAAGCTGGACGAGCGGTTGCGACGCCGGCTCGAGAGGATCGAAGAGCACTGGGAGGCGAGGCGCGGTCGGCTGCCCGAAGATGCCCCGCACGAATGGCGGCATCAATCAGAGCCCAGCAGCAGGCCCCGCCACTACTCCCGTCCCGTCGATGATCGCCGGATCATCCGGCGCAAGTCCTTCGCCATGGCTGCCTGCAATGTCGACGACGCCGTTGGGGAAATGGAGCTGCTGGACTACGACTTTCACCTGTTCACCGAGCAGGGGACCGGGATCGCCAGCGTGCTGTACCGCGACGGGGCGGCCGGTTACCGATTGGCTCAGGTGGTACCGGTCCCACCGGATCAGCTGGCCCCCTTCGACGTCGCGCTGACCTTCAGTTCACAACCCGCACCGTGTATCACGGTCGAGCAGGCAACGGAGCGCCTCGGGTTACTGGGCCTGCCGTTCCTGTTCTTCATCGATGCCGCACAGGGTCGTGCCGCCGTCCTGTACCACCGCTACGACGGGCATTACGGGCTGATCTCTCCCGCCGGCTAG
- a CDS encoding universal stress protein: MSEHAKKYGLLVGVDGSAESDSAVRWAAQEAALRGMPVTLMHVVTPILVSWPHGPAQANITEWQEDNARRAIAHAEKVVHTSIGDAELPEVHTEVRYAGSVGSLVDATEDSWMVVVGNSGLGAVGRAVLGSVSGGLVHHAHCPVTVVHGADAQPPKPNSPILVGIDGSPASEAATALAFDEASRRGVDLVALHAWSDVGVLPALGMDWRQYEDLGHEALAERLAGWHERYPDVQVRRRIVCDQPARWLIDESDKAQMVIVGSRGRGGFTAMMLGSVSSAVARDAKVPVIVVRA; this comes from the coding sequence ATGTCAGAGCACGCGAAGAAATACGGACTTCTGGTCGGCGTCGACGGATCGGCGGAGTCCGACTCGGCCGTCCGATGGGCAGCACAGGAAGCTGCTCTGCGCGGTATGCCGGTCACTCTGATGCATGTCGTCACACCGATACTCGTCAGCTGGCCGCACGGACCGGCCCAGGCGAACATCACTGAGTGGCAGGAAGACAACGCCCGCCGCGCCATCGCGCACGCCGAGAAGGTGGTGCACACCAGCATCGGTGATGCCGAACTACCCGAGGTGCACACCGAGGTCCGGTACGCCGGTTCGGTCGGTTCGCTGGTCGACGCGACCGAGGATTCCTGGATGGTCGTTGTCGGAAACAGCGGTCTCGGCGCAGTCGGCCGGGCAGTGCTGGGCTCTGTCAGCGGCGGCCTGGTGCATCACGCACACTGTCCGGTCACGGTGGTGCACGGTGCTGATGCCCAGCCACCGAAGCCGAACTCTCCGATACTCGTGGGAATCGACGGCTCACCTGCCTCGGAAGCCGCCACCGCGTTGGCCTTTGACGAAGCCTCTCGCAGAGGCGTGGATCTTGTTGCGCTGCACGCGTGGAGCGATGTGGGTGTGCTCCCGGCCCTCGGGATGGACTGGCGCCAGTACGAGGACCTCGGTCACGAAGCGCTGGCGGAACGCCTCGCAGGTTGGCACGAGCGCTACCCCGATGTGCAGGTGCGACGCCGGATCGTGTGCGACCAACCGGCGCGCTGGCTGATCGACGAATCCGACAAGGCCCAGATGGTGATCGTGGGTAGCCGCGGCCGGGGTGGATTCACCGCGATGATGCTGGGCTCGGTCAGCTCCGCGGTGGCAAGGGATGCGAAAGTGCCTGTCATCGTTGTCCGCGCCTAG
- a CDS encoding NAD(P)H nitroreductase, which produces MRDCAVDVEIIRDAVELACRAPSLHNSQPWRWVLEGTTVQLYADPRRVVRSTDSSGREAMISCGAVLDHFRVAMGAAGWTAHVDRFPNPNDPRHLASIDFSAGTFVTAGHRRRADAILLRRTDRLPFAAPPDWDLFESEVRVSLDTDSVRFDVIDDGLRPELAEASDLTESLRMYDSSYHEELYWWTAGFTTAEGIPQGSLVSAAESDRVDVGRSFPVVADSRRRPEIGDDRSKIVVLSTFDDTRDSVLRCGEALSAVLLDATMAGFATCTVTHLMEIPASRAVVATLSGADQPQVLVRVGLAPAITDVPAPTPRRPIDEIFEVRGSVRHQGPSTLPAGQ; this is translated from the coding sequence ATGCGTGACTGCGCGGTCGACGTCGAGATCATCAGAGATGCAGTGGAACTGGCGTGCCGTGCGCCGTCGCTGCACAACAGCCAGCCCTGGCGGTGGGTGCTCGAGGGCACCACCGTCCAGTTGTACGCCGACCCGCGTCGCGTCGTCCGCTCCACCGACAGCTCCGGCCGGGAGGCGATGATCAGCTGCGGTGCGGTTCTCGACCATTTCCGGGTGGCCATGGGGGCGGCGGGATGGACGGCGCACGTCGACCGCTTTCCCAACCCGAACGACCCCCGACACCTCGCATCGATCGACTTTTCTGCAGGCACCTTCGTTACTGCCGGTCACCGGCGACGCGCCGACGCCATCCTGCTGCGTCGCACCGACAGGCTGCCCTTCGCTGCACCACCGGACTGGGATCTGTTCGAATCAGAGGTGCGAGTCTCACTCGACACCGATTCCGTCCGGTTCGATGTGATCGACGATGGGTTGCGACCGGAACTGGCCGAAGCCTCGGATCTCACCGAGTCGCTGCGGATGTACGACTCCTCCTACCACGAGGAACTGTACTGGTGGACAGCAGGTTTCACCACTGCCGAGGGAATTCCGCAGGGCTCGCTGGTATCGGCTGCGGAGAGCGACCGCGTCGATGTCGGGCGCAGTTTCCCTGTCGTGGCGGATTCACGACGCCGCCCCGAGATCGGCGACGACCGGTCCAAGATCGTGGTGCTGTCGACTTTTGATGACACCCGTGACAGCGTGCTGCGCTGCGGCGAAGCATTGTCCGCCGTACTCCTCGATGCCACCATGGCGGGCTTTGCCACCTGCACGGTCACTCATCTGATGGAGATCCCCGCGAGCCGGGCGGTGGTGGCAACGCTGAGCGGCGCCGATCAGCCGCAGGTCCTGGTGCGTGTCGGGCTGGCGCCCGCGATCACCGACGTGCCTGCCCCCACCCCCCGCAGACCGATCGACGAGATCTTCGAGGTCCGCGGATCCGTTCGGCATCAGGGACCTTCGACCCTGCCCGCGGGGCAGTGA
- a CDS encoding universal stress protein → MQDDKSAPSVVVGIDGSETAIQAAHWAVAEAVELNVPLRLVYVTKATHSSSDDYELDVHKGKSSLQLAQNAIEATGRPVKVETAIVTGPPSVALIAESQNAGLICVGTVGIDRYARSILGSTATELAAKAHCPVAVIRPHDDGESSGDISWIAVAVNNDPGNDVVVAHALREARLRGAPVLAVRGGRNTGSTEDLDARVAQWRQHYPDVHIYPIAEHSDLTSFLRHCDERLQLVVIGGSQADELAQIVGPAGRSILHHAKVSVLVVRN, encoded by the coding sequence ATGCAGGACGACAAAAGCGCCCCGTCGGTGGTCGTAGGCATCGACGGTTCCGAAACCGCGATTCAGGCGGCACACTGGGCCGTGGCGGAAGCCGTCGAGCTGAATGTGCCGCTACGCCTGGTCTACGTGACCAAAGCCACCCATTCGTCGTCGGATGACTACGAACTCGATGTGCACAAGGGCAAATCTTCGCTTCAGTTGGCGCAGAATGCGATCGAGGCCACGGGCCGCCCGGTGAAAGTCGAAACCGCAATCGTCACCGGGCCACCCTCGGTGGCGCTCATCGCCGAGTCCCAGAACGCCGGATTGATCTGCGTGGGGACGGTGGGTATCGACCGCTACGCCCGCTCGATTCTGGGATCGACGGCCACCGAACTCGCCGCGAAGGCCCACTGCCCGGTCGCCGTCATCCGACCGCACGACGACGGGGAATCGAGTGGCGATATCAGTTGGATCGCCGTCGCGGTCAACAACGATCCCGGTAACGACGTCGTGGTCGCGCACGCCCTACGGGAGGCGAGGTTACGTGGTGCCCCGGTGCTCGCCGTGCGTGGAGGCCGAAACACCGGCAGCACCGAAGACCTCGACGCCCGGGTCGCACAATGGCGACAGCACTACCCTGACGTCCACATCTACCCGATCGCCGAGCACAGCGACCTCACGTCCTTCCTCCGGCACTGTGACGAACGGCTGCAACTCGTGGTGATCGGCGGCTCCCAAGCCGACGAGCTCGCACAGATCGTCGGACCCGCGGGTCGTTCGATCCTGCACCACGCGAAGGTCTCGGTGCTGGTGGTCCGCAACTGA